A genomic window from Lactobacillus sp. ESL0677 includes:
- a CDS encoding type II toxin-antitoxin system RelB/DinJ family antitoxin, protein MAQTARIEARIDPSIKAKASKELEKHGLSISDFVRMSLTEVATEGLPKQYVIPKLSATVQASLAEIKADMNGTKKLPKAHSYEELMELLNE, encoded by the coding sequence GTGGCACAAACAGCAAGAATTGAAGCAAGAATAGATCCGAGTATTAAAGCCAAGGCTAGTAAAGAATTAGAAAAACATGGTTTGAGTATTTCTGATTTTGTTAGAATGAGTTTAACTGAAGTTGCGACTGAGGGCTTGCCGAAGCAGTATGTTATTCCCAAGCTTAGTGCAACTGTTCAAGCATCACTGGCAGAGATAAAAGCAGATATGAATGGTACTAAGAAATTGCCGAAAGCACATAGTTATGAAGAATTAATGGAATTGCTAAATGAATAA
- the asnA gene encoding aspartate--ammonia ligase — protein sequence MTLILPEKYQPTLTIRDTEAAIVFIRERFQDILAQKLNLQRMSAPMFVEKDTGLNDNLNGVERPVAFDAKDMPKDDTIEIVHSLAKWKRMALKKYGFRMHEGLYTNMNAIRRDEEMDNFHSIYVDQWDWERVISKEDRTSENLEITVNKIFAAIKQIEAECASRYPASTYRLPDEVHFITTQELEDRWPDISPEERENKIAKEEKAVFLMKIGDKLNRSGKPHDGRAPDYDDWQLNGDLIFWYEPLKQKLEISSMGIRVSPESLHEQLTKAGCLDREQLPFHQLLLKGELPYSIGGGIGQSRLCMLLLGKAHIGEVQASIWPKEMVTTCAKHGIPLL from the coding sequence ATGACTTTGATTTTACCAGAAAAATATCAGCCAACTTTAACAATTAGAGATACCGAAGCAGCAATCGTGTTTATTCGGGAGCGATTCCAAGACATTTTAGCGCAAAAACTCAACTTGCAACGGATGTCGGCACCAATGTTTGTCGAAAAAGACACGGGACTAAACGACAACTTAAACGGTGTGGAACGTCCCGTCGCCTTTGATGCCAAAGACATGCCTAAGGACGATACAATTGAGATTGTCCACTCACTTGCCAAATGGAAACGCATGGCGCTTAAGAAGTATGGCTTCCGGATGCACGAAGGACTCTACACAAATATGAACGCCATCCGCCGCGACGAGGAGATGGATAATTTCCATTCCATCTATGTTGACCAGTGGGACTGGGAAAGGGTCATTAGCAAAGAAGACCGTACTAGCGAAAACCTGGAAATCACCGTCAACAAGATTTTCGCAGCGATTAAACAGATTGAAGCTGAGTGCGCCTCGCGTTACCCGGCTTCTACTTATCGCCTGCCCGACGAGGTCCACTTTATTACCACGCAAGAATTGGAAGACCGCTGGCCAGATATCAGCCCAGAGGAACGTGAAAACAAGATTGCCAAGGAAGAAAAGGCCGTCTTTTTAATGAAGATTGGTGATAAATTAAATCGTAGTGGTAAGCCACACGACGGTCGTGCACCAGACTACGATGACTGGCAATTAAACGGCGACCTGATCTTCTGGTATGAGCCACTCAAGCAAAAGTTGGAAATTTCTTCAATGGGGATCCGTGTTAGTCCCGAAAGTTTACACGAGCAACTAACAAAGGCCGGCTGCCTTGACCGTGAACAATTACCGTTCCACCAATTACTGCTGAAGGGTGAATTGCCTTACTCAATCGGCGGCGGCATTGGTCAATCGCGCCTGTGCATGTTACTACTAGGCAAGGCCCATATTGGTGAAGTACAAGCCAGTATTTGGCCTAAAGAAATGGTTACGACATGCGCCAAGCATGGCATTCCGCTATTATAA
- the cls gene encoding cardiolipin synthase, whose translation MSLLRDIARIIIIANTILAFYIVFHRRRSVSTTWAWLIILLVFPVIGMTLYGFFGRGISQENIFAINKQHHIGLRNVQKSITKAPKKISSSDTSNKAKMVVHFFNRQGESPLSKNNQVKLYNDGQPMFADMIQDIKNARETINVEFYTFYNDDIGNEILNLLIKKAREGVRVRVLYDAWGSMGATKSWFNQLCQVGGQVLPFVTSRNMITRYRINYHLHRKIVVIDGKISWTGGFNIGDQYLGRKKKFGYWRDSQVRIVGSASLLLQERFVMDWNASIQKDSQLITFNHLLFPDLDENEIHPGDVATQIVSDGPDHYNANMRNGVMKLMSQAKTRLWLQTPYLIPDDAMFATLQTIAMSGVDLRIMIPCKPDHPFIYRATQWYANELSRYGVKIYIYNHGFIHAKTIVVDDDVSTVGSMNQDYRSYDLNFEDIAIFYDKNFTSKIAHAFEEDMKQSTLLSPEMIAKQGRWLRTLQSFSRMLSPIL comes from the coding sequence GTGAGTCTACTTCGTGACATTGCGCGTATCATCATTATTGCCAACACTATTCTTGCCTTCTACATCGTCTTTCACAGACGACGGTCGGTTTCTACAACCTGGGCATGGCTAATTATCCTGCTTGTTTTCCCCGTAATCGGGATGACTCTGTATGGCTTTTTTGGTCGTGGAATTTCACAAGAAAATATTTTTGCCATTAATAAACAGCACCACATCGGACTGCGCAACGTGCAAAAGTCAATTACTAAAGCTCCTAAAAAGATTAGCTCATCTGATACTTCTAACAAGGCTAAGATGGTCGTTCACTTCTTCAACCGCCAAGGCGAGTCACCACTAAGTAAGAACAATCAGGTCAAGCTCTATAATGATGGACAGCCAATGTTTGCCGACATGATTCAGGATATTAAAAATGCCCGCGAAACCATTAACGTGGAATTTTATACTTTTTATAACGACGATATTGGCAATGAAATTTTAAATTTATTAATTAAAAAGGCTCGCGAGGGCGTCCGCGTTCGCGTCCTTTATGATGCTTGGGGGTCAATGGGGGCAACCAAGTCATGGTTTAACCAATTGTGCCAAGTCGGCGGGCAAGTATTGCCCTTCGTCACATCGCGCAACATGATTACACGGTACCGAATTAATTATCACCTGCACCGCAAGATTGTAGTTATCGATGGTAAAATTTCGTGGACCGGCGGATTTAACATCGGCGACCAATATTTAGGTCGGAAAAAGAAATTCGGCTACTGGCGCGATAGTCAGGTTCGCATTGTCGGTTCGGCCTCACTCTTACTTCAGGAACGTTTTGTTATGGATTGGAATGCTTCAATCCAAAAAGATAGTCAGTTAATTACCTTTAACCACCTACTCTTTCCCGACTTAGATGAGAACGAAATCCACCCTGGCGACGTTGCCACGCAGATTGTCTCCGATGGCCCAGACCATTACAACGCCAACATGCGTAACGGCGTCATGAAGTTAATGTCGCAAGCTAAAACACGGCTTTGGCTGCAAACGCCTTACCTTATCCCCGATGATGCCATGTTCGCAACCTTGCAGACAATCGCCATGTCAGGCGTTGACTTGCGAATTATGATTCCGTGCAAGCCAGACCACCCCTTCATTTATCGGGCAACGCAGTGGTACGCCAACGAATTATCGCGTTACGGCGTCAAAATTTACATCTACAATCACGGCTTTATTCACGCCAAGACAATTGTGGTTGATGACGACGTTTCAACTGTCGGCTCAATGAACCAAGATTACCGTTCTTATGACCTTAATTTTGAGGACATTGCGATTTTTTATGATAAAAACTTTACTAGCAAAATTGCCCATGCCTTTGAAGAAGACATGAAACAGTCAACTCTGCTTTCACCAGAGATGATCGCTAAACAAGGCCGCTGGCTGCGGACCCTGCAGAGCTTTTCGCGGATGTTATCCCCAATTTTATAA
- a CDS encoding alpha/beta hydrolase, which translates to MFFNTKKYKEEAEKNRKHNLSEEPSRFNMLALAILASIAPTRPLLHLHKKHIDDKAVIEEKAGDFEQVPVLYFHGFRGGDYTTNVMIKQALKDKDNPKYLKVTIDLLGNFKLEGTWTGDLNPIVQVVFRQRLIGVYAIDYYLRMLLPFLAQKFHFKNYMAVAHSLACPCVVRTEMRTCRKKNFPRLTKCAFIAGPFDGVTYMGDIPNVNGLNANGRPNVINPHYIYLLLRRKRFNPDISVLNIYGNVLDNTNSDKFISVISAKSIRYILAPGAHSYHEVEIRGQKYAEHSWMHDNPFVIKIVDKFIGLTQ; encoded by the coding sequence ATGTTCTTCAATACCAAAAAATATAAGGAAGAAGCGGAAAAAAACCGCAAACATAATCTATCTGAAGAACCCAGTAGGTTTAATATGCTCGCTTTGGCGATTTTGGCCAGCATTGCACCGACTAGACCTCTGCTACATTTGCACAAAAAGCACATCGATGATAAGGCTGTGATTGAAGAAAAGGCTGGCGACTTTGAGCAAGTACCTGTGCTTTACTTTCATGGCTTTCGCGGCGGTGACTACACAACTAACGTCATGATTAAGCAGGCTCTAAAAGATAAGGATAACCCTAAGTATCTCAAGGTGACAATTGATTTACTAGGTAATTTTAAACTCGAGGGCACCTGGACTGGCGACTTAAACCCAATTGTTCAAGTGGTCTTTCGGCAGCGGCTAATCGGCGTGTACGCGATTGACTATTATCTGCGAATGCTACTGCCCTTTTTAGCACAAAAATTTCACTTTAAAAATTACATGGCTGTCGCGCATTCACTCGCCTGCCCATGTGTTGTCCGCACCGAGATGCGCACCTGCCGCAAGAAGAATTTCCCGCGGCTGACCAAGTGCGCCTTTATTGCCGGGCCTTTCGACGGTGTAACTTACATGGGGGACATCCCGAACGTTAACGGTCTTAATGCCAACGGCCGCCCCAATGTAATTAACCCACATTACATTTACCTGCTGCTCAGACGCAAGCGGTTCAACCCCGACATTTCCGTTTTAAACATTTATGGTAACGTCCTTGACAACACTAACAGCGACAAGTTTATTTCCGTTATTTCTGCTAAAAGCATTCGCTACATTCTGGCACCCGGTGCCCATTCATACCACGAAGTTGAAATCCGTGGGCAAAAATACGCCGAGCACAGCTGGATGCATGATAATCCGTTCGTTATCAAAATTGTCGATAAATTTATCGGCCTAACACAGTAA
- a CDS encoding ribonuclease H family protein — protein MKFYAVKKGRVPGIYRTWDATKKQVDGFSGAIYKSFKQEADAIEFMGGDPKTIYRQGKNHKVKPKPKRKAVKHVTSVKQPAVASITTKSVLPKSEDTLQNAIAKIQRFSEEVRVQSPKPKSRVKQPIKKAPKKKTQVHRDQTYFATIYTDGGTRNTGNYKGGHVRPTDKAAWAYLIEWQEAGEPKSTYGTNGEFGATNNKMELTALIQALKKLLELNFNTKPLLFVLDSRYVLNPITKGWLKSWKKRGWKKSSKGEIANLAGWQELDSLLAQFSNPQFEWTKGHANNRGNEFVDHTLNKFMDQM, from the coding sequence ATGAAATTTTATGCAGTAAAAAAAGGCCGTGTTCCCGGAATTTATCGTACGTGGGATGCAACCAAAAAGCAAGTTGACGGGTTTTCTGGGGCTATATACAAGTCTTTCAAACAAGAAGCTGATGCAATTGAATTTATGGGTGGAGATCCTAAAACAATCTATCGGCAAGGTAAAAACCATAAGGTTAAGCCTAAGCCTAAACGCAAAGCGGTTAAGCATGTAACTAGTGTAAAGCAGCCTGCTGTCGCCTCAATTACTACTAAAAGTGTACTCCCCAAGAGTGAGGACACCTTGCAAAATGCGATTGCTAAAATTCAACGCTTTAGTGAAGAAGTTAGGGTGCAGTCACCAAAGCCTAAATCGCGGGTTAAGCAACCAATTAAAAAAGCACCCAAGAAAAAAACTCAGGTGCATAGAGATCAAACTTATTTTGCGACAATCTATACTGATGGCGGGACCCGCAATACTGGTAATTATAAGGGCGGCCACGTTAGGCCAACGGATAAGGCTGCGTGGGCTTACCTGATTGAATGGCAGGAAGCCGGGGAACCTAAGTCAACTTATGGCACAAACGGTGAGTTTGGCGCTACCAATAATAAGATGGAATTGACCGCATTAATTCAGGCTCTCAAAAAACTGCTGGAACTTAATTTTAATACCAAGCCACTGCTATTTGTGCTTGATTCACGATACGTGCTGAATCCAATTACAAAAGGCTGGCTTAAAAGTTGGAAAAAGCGGGGCTGGAAGAAAAGTTCCAAGGGGGAAATTGCTAACTTAGCTGGCTGGCAAGAGCTAGATAGTTTGCTTGCCCAGTTTAGTAATCCTCAATTTGAGTGGACCAAAGGCCACGCCAATAATCGTGGTAATGAGTTTGTTGACCATACCTTAAACAAGTTTATGGATCAGATGTAA
- a CDS encoding DUF1002 domain-containing protein — translation MKKMFSIITILLVALAATCGLTKQPQVLKADSLPIVCLGTSLTDPQRDGTLKTLTAPLNGSSYQTITINGEDLVKYLNPSGDNFTTGSGVWSSAMIQKTASGSGINVQILNYKGSNNITTITANQYKNAALTAGIADANIYVTSATPIDGSGALAGVYAAYAKTGDHLNQSQVNAAQDEMGTLSKITKENKGKDGYTDAQLNNAIAGAKQEMGKIGNNISDSQIHDIVNNQININHLGNTINNNQKQQIINVLIEVRDSGALKNHNFKEQAATLSKGIEKNAKNIFNKLNTQENRNWFEQLWDNIAGFFGHLFGGTIVTY, via the coding sequence ATGAAAAAAATGTTTTCGATAATAACAATATTGCTAGTAGCGCTTGCCGCGACCTGTGGACTTACCAAGCAGCCACAGGTCCTAAAGGCCGATAGTTTACCAATTGTTTGTTTAGGAACATCGTTAACCGACCCGCAACGTGATGGGACACTGAAGACCTTAACCGCGCCGCTTAATGGTTCTAGTTACCAAACAATTACGATTAACGGTGAAGATCTCGTCAAGTACCTTAATCCTTCTGGCGATAACTTCACGACTGGCTCAGGCGTTTGGTCCAGTGCCATGATCCAGAAGACAGCCAGTGGCAGTGGTATTAACGTACAGATTTTAAATTATAAAGGCAGTAACAACATTACAACTATTACCGCCAACCAATACAAGAACGCCGCTTTAACCGCAGGGATTGCCGATGCCAACATTTATGTTACTAGCGCCACCCCAATTGATGGTTCCGGAGCTCTAGCTGGTGTTTATGCCGCTTATGCTAAGACCGGCGACCATTTAAACCAAAGCCAAGTAAATGCCGCTCAAGATGAGATGGGCACTTTAAGCAAAATTACTAAGGAAAATAAAGGCAAAGATGGCTACACTGATGCCCAATTAAACAATGCGATTGCTGGTGCCAAACAAGAAATGGGCAAAATCGGCAACAACATTTCTGATAGTCAAATCCATGATATTGTTAATAACCAAATTAATATTAATCATCTTGGCAACACAATTAATAACAACCAAAAGCAGCAAATTATTAACGTGCTAATCGAGGTACGTGATTCGGGTGCTCTGAAGAACCATAATTTTAAAGAACAGGCAGCAACCCTTTCTAAAGGAATCGAAAAAAATGCCAAAAATATCTTTAATAAACTCAACACGCAAGAAAACCGCAACTGGTTTGAACAGCTTTGGGACAATATCGCCGGCTTTTTCGGTCATTTGTTTGGCGGCACCATCGTTACCTATTAA
- a CDS encoding glycosyltransferase family 2 protein, whose translation MLEQPELTIIMPVYNVAKYLARALDHLAMQNDMNFKLLVVNDGSTDNTRKIAESYQDKFRYFKIINKPNGGLSDARNVGLKNVDTPYFTFHDGDDWVDPGYTAFFVHAFHAHPDAAMVSCGFWLDYENKPGSIAATKKVVHGMKKKFRTYQLVSNPLGSLFNNRILATPVKGYTWNKGYRIAVVRQHHLRFVEDLAFMEDQIFNVQYLALTEGFYCDSQPLYHYWQRKDSMVHNFNLKMIPDDFKANYIVAKIVVRSLWHEHHQKQQSQRLIEASERDQQ comes from the coding sequence ATGCTCGAGCAACCTGAATTAACTATCATCATGCCAGTGTATAACGTTGCTAAGTATCTAGCGCGGGCGCTAGATCACCTAGCCATGCAAAATGACATGAACTTTAAGCTGCTGGTTGTCAATGATGGCTCAACAGATAATACACGTAAAATAGCGGAGAGTTACCAAGATAAGTTTCGTTATTTTAAAATCATTAATAAACCCAACGGTGGTCTGTCTGATGCTCGTAATGTCGGCTTAAAGAATGTCGATACGCCGTATTTTACTTTTCATGATGGTGATGATTGGGTTGATCCCGGATATACAGCATTTTTTGTGCATGCTTTTCATGCTCATCCAGATGCGGCGATGGTTTCGTGTGGCTTTTGGCTGGATTATGAAAACAAGCCGGGGTCAATTGCGGCAACTAAAAAGGTTGTCCACGGGATGAAGAAAAAGTTCAGAACGTATCAACTTGTTAGTAACCCGCTTGGCTCGTTATTTAACAATCGTATTTTAGCAACGCCAGTTAAGGGCTATACGTGGAATAAAGGCTATCGCATCGCAGTTGTGCGCCAGCACCATTTACGGTTTGTGGAAGACTTGGCGTTTATGGAAGACCAGATTTTCAATGTGCAGTACTTGGCATTGACCGAGGGCTTTTATTGCGATAGTCAGCCGCTCTATCATTATTGGCAGCGCAAGGATAGTATGGTGCACAATTTTAACCTAAAAATGATCCCGGATGACTTTAAGGCCAATTACATTGTGGCTAAAATTGTGGTCCGCAGTCTGTGGCATGAACATCATCAAAAGCAGCAAAGTCAGCGCTTAATTGAAGCGAGTGAGAGGGATCAACAATGA
- a CDS encoding alpha/beta hydrolase has product MREKVNGNELYYNKLGQGAPLLLLHGHHLDGGMFDQVVAPLSLYYTVYVLDMRGHGLSKGEIAEHYQTEVEDVAAFIKQVNIRGCYCFGFDAGGLVAMMLASQDQHIFKKLMVASVFVNGNGIRPYHYLTEGVLRYLHFDRDSQVELTESFMSVDSLKAIKIPTYCVVGEKDWVKVEHVRWYSQIIPQGQLLIMPRQKHNSYAINSFKLLNLMEDFFK; this is encoded by the coding sequence ATGAGAGAAAAGGTTAATGGCAACGAACTTTACTATAATAAATTAGGTCAAGGAGCACCGCTCTTGTTACTTCATGGTCACCACTTAGACGGTGGAATGTTTGACCAAGTGGTGGCACCACTGTCGCTTTATTACACGGTTTATGTGCTGGATATGCGCGGTCATGGTCTAAGCAAGGGCGAGATTGCCGAGCATTACCAAACAGAAGTTGAAGATGTGGCGGCCTTTATTAAGCAGGTTAATATTCGCGGCTGTTATTGCTTTGGCTTTGATGCCGGTGGTCTTGTTGCCATGATGCTAGCTAGTCAAGACCAGCATATTTTCAAAAAGTTGATGGTTGCCAGTGTTTTTGTCAATGGCAATGGCATTCGTCCTTACCACTATTTAACAGAAGGTGTTTTACGGTATTTGCATTTTGACCGTGATAGTCAGGTGGAATTGACCGAAAGTTTTATGTCTGTTGACAGTCTGAAGGCAATAAAAATCCCAACTTACTGCGTTGTCGGTGAAAAGGATTGGGTCAAGGTTGAGCATGTGCGCTGGTACAGCCAGATAATTCCGCAAGGACAATTACTCATCATGCCGCGGCAAAAGCACAATAGCTACGCAATAAATAGTTTTAAATTGTTAAATTTAATGGAAGACTTTTTCAAGTAA
- a CDS encoding ribose-phosphate diphosphokinase codes for MNKEEILELMHPMKLIGLGGNPALNEKIAAILKKPLIETAVQHFSDGEIQVNIGESVRGCDVFVIQSIQDPVNENFMELEITLDALHRASAHRVNVVVPYLAYSRSDTKTRSREPITAKLVANLLQLTGMDHLIALDLHASQIQGFYNVPVDHLHALPLLGQYFLDNGIATKDDDDLVIVSPDHSGAKLARNFGQIFNAPIAIVDQRRARYDADVHDMIGDVKDKKCIVVDDLIDTGSRISSSTKSVMAAGAKKVYVAATHALLSQDATEVLNELPIEQIVVTDTIRHKHYPDRMVRISVDLLLARGINCVYNDRSMHLISESDLK; via the coding sequence ATGAACAAGGAAGAAATCTTGGAATTAATGCATCCAATGAAGCTGATTGGATTAGGCGGAAATCCAGCTTTAAACGAAAAAATCGCGGCAATTTTGAAAAAACCGTTGATTGAAACAGCAGTCCAACACTTTAGTGATGGCGAAATTCAAGTAAATATTGGCGAAAGTGTCAGGGGCTGTGATGTCTTTGTTATCCAGTCAATTCAAGACCCAGTTAACGAAAACTTTATGGAGCTGGAAATTACGCTAGACGCTTTGCACCGGGCTTCAGCTCACCGGGTTAACGTTGTGGTGCCATACTTAGCATACTCACGTTCAGACACTAAAACGCGGTCACGGGAACCAATTACTGCTAAATTAGTTGCTAACTTGTTGCAATTAACAGGGATGGATCACTTAATCGCACTTGACCTTCATGCTTCACAAATTCAGGGCTTTTATAATGTGCCAGTTGACCATTTACACGCACTGCCGCTGTTAGGCCAATACTTCTTGGACAATGGGATTGCAACTAAGGATGATGACGACTTGGTAATCGTATCGCCTGATCATTCTGGTGCTAAGCTGGCTCGGAACTTTGGCCAAATCTTTAATGCACCAATTGCAATCGTTGACCAGCGCCGTGCTCGTTATGATGCAGATGTTCATGACATGATTGGCGATGTTAAAGACAAAAAGTGTATTGTCGTTGATGACTTGATTGATACCGGTTCACGGATTTCTTCTTCAACTAAATCAGTAATGGCTGCAGGTGCTAAAAAGGTTTATGTTGCGGCTACTCATGCGTTATTATCTCAAGATGCAACAGAAGTGTTGAATGAGTTACCTATTGAGCAAATTGTTGTTACTGATACGATTAGACACAAGCATTATCCAGACAGAATGGTGCGAATTTCGGTTGATTTGCTTTTAGCGCGAGGAATAAATTGTGTTTATAATGACCGTTCAATGCACCTAATTAGTGAAAGTGATTTGAAGTAA
- a CDS encoding TetR/AcrR family transcriptional regulator, with protein MARRKNYKRRRIILSNTFHLIRENGMDNVSFQMIAERSGISKSLLQSYYSHKAKLTDDVVRNLLNTLDRQVEKFNETKDSDICARTDAFIYTIAKLGISDRGLDRIISEAFASNETLDNWSRMLTGWITQNRLFAEDKYNFDDVQTGIAFVVTGVGRLYRDRDLHGLSAEQMADYATSALMYTFLHCSTKQIKKALSDGHKIIASIDIKKVHHAIDTMFAEGKEIVC; from the coding sequence ATGGCAAGACGAAAGAATTATAAAAGAAGAAGAATCATTTTAAGTAACACATTTCACTTAATCAGAGAAAATGGAATGGACAATGTTTCTTTTCAAATGATTGCGGAGAGATCTGGAATTTCTAAATCACTGCTGCAATCGTATTATTCACATAAGGCTAAACTGACCGATGATGTCGTTCGCAATTTGCTCAACACCTTGGACAGACAAGTTGAAAAGTTTAATGAAACTAAAGACAGTGACATTTGTGCTCGGACTGATGCTTTCATTTATACAATTGCAAAATTGGGAATTTCTGATCGCGGCCTTGACCGGATCATTTCCGAAGCTTTTGCCAGTAATGAAACGCTGGACAATTGGAGCAGAATGTTGACAGGCTGGATTACACAGAACCGACTGTTTGCTGAAGACAAATACAATTTTGATGATGTCCAAACAGGTATTGCCTTTGTTGTTACCGGTGTTGGCCGACTATATCGCGACCGTGATTTACATGGTCTGTCGGCTGAGCAGATGGCGGATTATGCAACTAGTGCATTGATGTACACTTTCTTACATTGCTCGACTAAGCAAATCAAAAAGGCACTTAGTGATGGTCATAAGATTATTGCGTCAATTGATATTAAAAAGGTTCATCATGCAATTGATACCATGTTTGCTGAAGGCAAAGAAATTGTGTGTTAG
- a CDS encoding PBECR4 domain-containing protein — translation MNQKRLDDDYKYHRITPSELKSFKKYLPKIRQAYLQIKSQFIGKTKEYIYVVNNREIRSLVVTFKNSHFMHLCGVKYYHGAKGFIKDLRSNHLKLENLYVKEDGTTFQKLQVIDKVGLLDSLETKISIGNKLVKIHYDNLVRTKADIVGIAIDTDANGDHFPLSLLNLSVSDTHTLTTFDVVAIIEENKITHLKSCLCKQKNCSQKINDYIDKRLHTN, via the coding sequence ATGAACCAAAAACGACTTGATGATGATTATAAATATCATAGAATAACGCCTTCGGAATTAAAATCCTTTAAGAAATATCTGCCTAAAATTCGACAAGCGTATCTACAAATAAAAAGCCAGTTTATTGGTAAAACAAAAGAATATATTTATGTAGTAAATAATAGGGAAATACGTTCTTTAGTGGTCACTTTTAAGAATAGTCACTTTATGCATCTGTGTGGAGTAAAATATTATCATGGAGCTAAAGGTTTTATTAAGGATTTGAGATCGAACCATCTCAAACTAGAGAATTTGTATGTTAAAGAAGATGGAACAACTTTTCAAAAGCTACAAGTTATTGATAAAGTTGGGCTATTGGATAGTTTAGAAACCAAAATATCTATTGGTAATAAGCTGGTAAAAATTCATTATGATAATTTGGTAAGAACTAAGGCTGATATTGTAGGAATAGCTATTGATACTGATGCTAATGGTGATCATTTTCCGCTTTCTTTATTGAATTTATCAGTAAGTGATACTCATACTCTGACCACTTTTGATGTAGTTGCAATAATAGAAGAGAACAAGATTACGCATCTAAAGAGCTGCCTATGTAAACAAAAGAATTGTTCTCAAAAAATAAATGATTATATTGATAAGCGGTTGCATACTAATTAA
- a CDS encoding GNAT family N-acetyltransferase: MAVEFTLARQTDLFAIVAIYNQNIASKSVTADLEPVDVSQRQEWFNEHNEYRPLWMIKVDGQLAGWLSLESFYGRAAYHATVEISIYLDAKFQHQGLGTKALAYAAKQTKLLGINTILAYVFGANKASQALFKAAGYQVYGHLPKVADMAGRLIDLDILGKKFN, from the coding sequence ATGGCAGTTGAGTTTACGTTAGCGAGGCAAACAGATTTATTCGCAATAGTTGCAATTTATAATCAAAATATAGCTAGTAAAAGTGTAACGGCGGATTTAGAACCTGTTGATGTCAGTCAGCGGCAAGAATGGTTTAATGAGCATAATGAATATCGGCCCTTGTGGATGATTAAGGTCGATGGCCAGCTTGCAGGGTGGCTGAGTTTAGAGTCCTTTTATGGTCGAGCAGCTTATCATGCAACAGTTGAAATTAGTATATACCTTGATGCTAAGTTTCAACATCAAGGCTTAGGTACCAAGGCACTTGCATATGCAGCTAAGCAAACTAAGCTCTTGGGTATTAATACTATCTTGGCTTATGTGTTTGGTGCTAATAAGGCAAGTCAAGCATTATTTAAGGCTGCTGGTTATCAAGTTTATGGTCACTTGCCTAAGGTTGCAGATATGGCTGGTCGACTAATTGATTTAGATATTTTGGGCAAAAAATTCAATTAA